In Pseudomonadaceae bacterium SI-3, the sequence CCGGAGCGGGTCTTGCCAGTGACCGAGACGGGAAAACACCCTGGCTGGGGCGAGTTTGACCTCCAACCACATCAGTGTCTGGCTCGATACCGGCGCATACCGCCTAATGTCGAACGCAGCGCTGGCTCAGCACCCGCTCAAACGGCTAGTGTATCGCCGCCTTGCCGCTTCGCTTTGGCGCAACCCGTCTAGATCCGGCCGTTCGGCCCTTAACCGTCATCCGTTCACTGCGGCAAAAGCCGTTATCGGAGTTATCCATGCAAAGCGATCAGCTGATCGTATTCGCCGTGCTCGCTGCCACCCTGGGGCTGTTCGTGTGGAATCGCTGGCGTTATGACATTGTCGCCCTTGCCGCCTTGCTGGTGGTTACCCTGGCCGGCATCGTGCCGCCGGAAAAGGCGTTCATGGGCCTTGGCCATCCGGCGGTGATCACTGTTGCTGCTGTGTTGGTGCTCAGCCGCGGCTTGCTCAATGCCGGTGTGGTGGATTCGCTGGCGCGGCACCTGACCAAGGTCGGCGATCGACCCTGGATCCAGGTGCTGACGCTGTCCGGTATCGTCGCCCTGTGCTCGGGCTTCATGAACAACGTCGGCGCGCTCGCGCTGTTCATGCCGGTAGCCGTCTGGATGTCGCGCCAGAGCGGCCGCTCACCTTCCTATCTGCTGATGCCCCTGGCTTTCGGCTCTTTGCTCGGCGGCACCCTGACCCTCATCGGCACGCCGCCGAACATCATCATTGCCGGCTATCGGCGTGAAGTCAGCGAAGCGCCGTTCGGTATGTTCGACTTTCTGCCGGTGGGCCTCGCGATCACCCTCGTCGGGGTGCTGTTGATCGCTCTGCTCTGGCGCTTGACGCCTCGTCGCGAGGACCCGAGCGGTGAGCAGCAACTGTTCGAAATCAGTGCTTACTTGACCGAACTGCAGATTCCGGCCGACAGCAAATACGCTGGCCGCACCCTGCATGACCTGATCGCTGCGGGCGGCGACGAGGTCGATGTGATGGTCACCGGGCTGGTACGTGCCGGAAAGTCCCACCGTATGCCGTCGACCTATGAAGTGCTACGCGACGACGACATCCTGCTGGTCGAAGCCGACTCTGACAGCCTGAAACGTTTTCTCGATGTGACCCACCTGCGCCTTGCTGCCGAAGCCGACAGCAAGGCGGAAGCCCGTGAAAAAGCCGAACAGGACAAACAGCTGAAACGGAACGGTGAGCCTGACAAAGAGCCCGAAGCCGCCGATTCCAAAGCCGACCGCAACGCCGAGCGCGCACTGGCCGAGGCCATCGTGACTGCAAGTTCGTCTTTGATCGGTACCAGCGCCTCCGGTCTGGCACTGCGTGAGCGCCATGGCGTCAACATCCTGGCCGTGGCTCGCCAAGGGCAGCGATTGCAACAGCGGCTGGGCAAGATCCGCTTTGCCGCGGGCGACATCCTGTTGTTGCAGGCGCGTGAGGATCAGCTGCAATCGACGCTTAACAGTCTCGGTTGCCTGCCGCTGGCATCGCGCGGCCTGCGGATCACCGCACCTCGGCAGGTGCTGCTCGCCAGCAGCATCTTTGCCGCTACGCTGGTGCTCATTGCGCTGGGCATGGTGCCGTCCGCCGTCGCATTGGTGGGTGCCGCCCTGGCGATGATTCTAGTCGGGCTGGTGCCCACCGGGGACATCTACAAGAGCATCGACATGTCGATCATCGTCCTGATTGCCGCGATGCTGCCCATTGGTGAAGCGCTGGAAAGCACCGGAGGCTCGCGCCTGATCGCCGATGCCCTGCTGGACGTTGGCCAGGCCGCCCCGCCGGCAGCCACCGTGGCGATCCTGATGGTGGGTGTGATGCTGCTGTCGAACGTGGTCAACAACGCCGCCGCCGCGGTGCTCGCCGCGCCCGTGGCGATCGCCCTCGCGCGCGGTATGGACGCCTCTGCCGACCCGCTATTGATGGCGGTCGCCATCGGTGCTTCCTGCGCCTTTCTGACGCCCATCGGGCACCAGTCGAACACGCTGGTCATGGCGCCCGGCGGCTACCGTTTCGGTGACTACTGGCGGCTCGGGCTACCGCTGTCGATTCTGGTGGTGCTGGTGGCCGTGCCCGTCATCCTCTGGGTCTGGCCTCTCTAGAGGTATCCATCCACAGCCGGCACGGAGATCGGCGTCCCGGCCACCGCACTCGCGGCGTGGCTCAACGCGTCTTGAGCCCATCCAGCAACGCCTCATGGAACACATCCGGCGCCTCGACCTGCGGTGAATGGCCCAGTTCAGGAAAAGGCACCAGGGTCACGTCGGGAATCATCGCTGCGGCCTGCCGGCCAAGTTCGGGGTAGTCGCCCAGGCGTTGCGCGACGTCTTCCGGCGCTCGATTGGCACCCGGTGCGGTGCGGTCCTTGCCACCGATCAGCAACAGGGTCGGCACGCTCAGCGTGTCGAATTCGTGGATCACCGGCTGGGTGAACACCATGTCGGAGATCAGCGCCTGATTCCAGGCAACGATCTCTTTGCCGTCACCGGCGTACATCCCAGCAAGCATGTTTACCCAGCGGTCATAGCGCGGCTTCCAGCTGCCGTTGTAGTAGAACTTCTGCTGGTAGGCTTTGATCTTTTCGAAGTCGGTCTTCAACTGGCTCTGGTATAGCTCTTCGATTGGCGCATAGGGCACGCCCTTTTCTTGCCAATCCTCGAGCCCGATGGGATTGACCAGCACCAGCTGCTCGACCATCTGTGGGTAATTCAGGGCGAACCGTGACGCCAGCATGCCACCCATGGAATGACCGATCACCGTGGCCTGTTCGATGTCCAACGACTGCAAGAGCGCCCGGGTGTTGTGTGCCAGCTGCGCAAAGCTGAACTGGTAAGCCTCAGGCTTGCTGGAGCTGCAAAAGCCGATCTGATCAGGCGCAATCACTCGATAACCGTTTTGCGAGAGCACCTCGATGCTCTCCTCCCAAGTTGCCGCACAGAAGTTCTTGCCATGCATCAGCACGACCGTCCGCCCATTGGCTTTGCCCGCGGGGGCCACGTCCATGTAAGCCATGGTCAATGGCTGGCGCTGAGACGAAAAATCGAAGCGCTTGATCGGGTGCGGATATTCAAACCCTTCAAGGTGCGGGCCGTAGGTCGGTTGTTGTTCAGCGTGCAGCGCAGGCACCAGAGCAAGCCCGGCGACGAACATCAGGGAGGATATGGCTCGTTTCACGAATCGACTCCTGGCAGGCGACCATGCGGCCGCGATGGCGTATGGCGTATGGCGTATGGCGTATGGCGTATGGATCGTTGTGCAGGAGCGGGCTGTTACCAACGTTCAGACAGACGCCGAAGGCTCAAGCACAACGGTTTGCCTATCTGGGAGCACGAAACCGGAGGGAGGGTTCGGCGAGGCCGGTGCAAGAATGTTTCTTCGTGATACCGCCTCGCGCCAGTGAGCAAACTGCGAAACCGGCCGCGAACGATGCGCTGCTACTGTGCGTCGACCTGCTGGATATCGAAGCCGATGCGGTTATCACTGCTGATGCGGAACTGCAGCGTTTCTCCCGACTCGACCCGCGCCGCTTTCTCGCGCAGCAGACTGCCCTTGCCGCACAGCGTGTCGTCCTCAGGGTCCGATTCGATGCTGACGATGCGCATCCCGGCCGGCACGTGCAAGTGCACCTGCTCGCCGACATGGATCCGAGCCGCCAGCCTGCGATCAACCATCACAGCCACGTAGCAGCCTCCGCCGCGAATGCCGAAGTCGCGGGTCACCACCAACTCGCCACCATTGGCCACAGGTGTCTGAAAGCCACGCAGACGCTCCTCGGGCACTGGCGTGATGTCCTCCGGGTCCGCCTGCCAGGACGAGCAACCGGCCAAGGCCAACACAGGGATGAGCGCGAGCATCATGCGCATAAGGATTCTCCTGTCAGATAAGCGAAGCGGTGATGGTATGACAGGTGTGTTCGCTCACCGTGCGGAAATATGCGCTCACCCGGATCTAACGGGTCGACACCGGATGACTGCTGCCCGGATAAGGCCGCTCTTCTTCCAACGTCCCGTGGCGATCGTAGACCTCGACCGATGCGGTCTTGCCTTCCATCAAGCTATCCAGGCCGGTGAACATTTCATCCTTGGTCAGGGTTCGCAATACCGTTTCCTGGGATTGCTGATCGGTCAGCTCCCAGCCCATCGGGGTCGGGTTAACGTGATATTTGTCCATCTGGCACTCCTGGGTGTTGCGCAGTTTCGGCTGCGCAGGTCATTCAACTTCAGCCGCGGCTGTCTTGGTCGTCATCGATCTCGCTGTCGTCGAAATCAGGATCCTCGCCTGCTTCCTTCTCGCCAGCATCGGTCATGGTGACGTCCGGCAGGTCGTCGGCTGGCTTGTCCTGCTCACGCTGAGTCTGGTCGCTCTGGTTCATGGCTACCTCGTTGCGTTGGTGCGAAAGGGTCTAACCATTTGGAGCAACAGCCGGCCGATAGCGTTCGCCTGTTCAGCCACCGGCGGTCCGATCAGCCCGCCTTGATCGAAAGAATCCAGCATCCTTCCCAACTTGCGATTGCAGCGCCCCCCGGACTCCACCACACTGCCGACAATCCAATCTTTGACCGGAGCTGCTGCCATGCCTGCCACCCAAACCCCGTCGCGCGACAGTATTCTGGCCGACCCGGATGCGCTCAACTGCACCATCTACCGTGCTCACGAAACGGACCCGGATGGTGAAGAACGCGACATGGGCGACGCCCGCGTCATCATCACCGGGCAGTTCGAGCCGCCGCAGGAGTGGGACGCCAAGGCGCGCGCTGACTATTTCGACGGGATGCCGGAAGACGCCTTCTTCACCGCTGTTTTCGCCAGCGAACCTGGCTCCGACTCAACAGGGTTCTTTACCGTCGAAGCCGACGATTATGCTGCCGTCACCGAACAGGACGGCAGCATCTCCATGTTCTACATCTGCGAGCGGTTGGACGACGACAGCTACGTGTTGCTGCGCGAGGAAGACGACGAGGAATAAACCGCACGCTAGCGGTTACCGAACCCTCTCCTCGCTAGCCGGGTCTGTCTTGTATAGGCAGACCCGTCGGCCGTACCCGATACGCCTGAGTAACACCCCGCACACCATTTCGCCGCAAAGAGGAATCGCATGAGCCCTCTGCACCGCCGCTGGCAATCCCCCGTCACACGAATGAAGCTGGTCGCCGGCCTGCTCCTGCTGCTCGCCGCGCTGCTCTACGTCATCGCAACCGCCATGGAGCCGCGTCACCCGGCCTGGGGCTACCTCGCCTCTTTTGCAGAAGCGGCAATGGTCGGTGCGATTGCCGACTGGTTCGCCGTGACCGCCCTGTTCCGCCACCCGCTCGGCCTGCCGATCCCGCATACGGCGATCATTCCGCGCAGCAAAGCGCGCATCGGGCGGAATCTGTCGACATTCATCACCACTCACTTCTTGTCCACTCCGATGGTGCTGGCCAAGCTCGAAGCACTGGATATCGGCGGCCGGCTAGCCAACTGGCTGCGCCATCCCGCTAATGCCGAAGCGGTTGGCCGCCAGCTCACCGGTATGGCGCGGTTCGGCGTCGAGTCGCTGCACGATGAACGCGTGCAAGCGTTCGTACAGGCCAAGCTGATCAACCGAGCGCGCAAGGCCGATCTCGCACCGATCTGCGGTCAGGTGCTGGAAATGCTTACCCGACAGGGCAAACATCAGGCGATGCTCGATGAAGCGCTGATCAAGGTCGATGCGCTGCTGCAGGACGATGACACCCGTGCACTGGTGGCCGACGCCATCACCGCCGAGGTCCGCACGCTGCGCTATCTGGGACTCGGCAAGGCGGTCGGCGGTTGGTCGGCGAACAAGTTCGTCGACGGCGTATCGGCTGTCATCGCAGAGATCGCGGGTGACCCTGAACATCCGCTACGGGAGCGCTTCGACGAGCATGTTGCGGAGTACATCGACCGGCTCAAGCATGACCCGGCTTATCGGCTGGAAGTCGAACGCATCGTCGCTCAGCTGCTTGAACATCCGGCGACCACCGATTACCTGCAGACGCTCTGGCGTGAGCTGACCGAGTGGCTGGAAGCGGATCTGGAGAGCGCGGATTCACGCATCGGCAAAAGAATCGTGCGCCTGACCCAAGGCTTGGGCGACTCGCTTTCCGCCGACACGTCCATGCGTACCTGGATCAACGAGCAACTGATGGCGGCCGCGCCCAGCCTGCTCGAGCGCTACCGCGGGCAGATCGGCAAATACATCACCCAGCGCGTGGAAAACTGGGAGAGCCGCGAACTGGTCGAGCAGATGGAACAGAGTGTCGGCAAAGACCTGCAGTACATCCGCATCAACGGCACCCTGGTGGGCGGGCTGGTCGGGCTGCTGCTGCATGCCCTGACTCAGCTGGCAGCTGGCTGAGCATTGAGCGAGCGCAGCGTGTCGCAGATCTGACTGGCATTGGTCCCGTCGGTCAGCGGTCGATCCCAACGCAGGCTCGCAGGCTTGCCGTTCATGTACCACAGCCGATTGGCGAGCTGATCGGCGTCGCGCGCATCGTGGGTCACGCAGATCAGCGCCATCTGTGGCTGCCCTTCAAGCAGCCGGACAATCAGCTCGCGCAGTTCGGCAGCGCGGTCCGGGTCCAACGAGGCAAAGGGCTCATCGAGCAAGAGCAGATCAGGTTTGACGGCCAGGCACCGAGCCAGCGAGGCGCGGCGCGCCATACCCAGCGAGAGCTGATCCGGCAGACGATCACCTGCATCGCCCAGGCCAACGTCGGCCAGTAGCCGATCAATATCGCCTGGGGTGGCGCCGACCAGCTTGAGGTTCTGCCGCACCGTGTACCAGGGCAGCAGGCGGTGCTCCTGAAACAGGTAGCCGACGCGCCGCCCGGATTGAAGACGGATCATCGGAGCCAGGCGTGGATCAAGGCCTGCGATGGCGTTGAGCAAGGTAGTCTTGCCGACGCCGGAGGGGCCCAGCAAGCAGATTCGATCCCCGGCCCGCACCTGTACGTCGATCAGCCCGAGCACCGGATGGTCTGCCGCTACGCCATCGATGCGCAGCTCAAGCATGCTGCATCCCGGCGTTGCGCCAGCTCGATGCGCGTCGCTCCAGCGGCTGCAGCAGCGCCAGCTCGATCAGCTGTACGACGGCAATGAAGGCCAGGCTATAGGCCAATATGCTCGCCACATCGAAGACCTGAAACGCCATGTGCAGCTGAAAACCGACACCATCGGAACGGCCCAGCAGTTCGACCACCAGGACGATCTTCCAGATCAGCGCCAGGCCCCCGCGGGTCGCCGCCATCAGATACGGAAACAGCTGCGGCAGCCAGACGTTCGCCACCCGCTGCCAACGGTTGAAGTTGTAGACCTGGGCCATCTGTTCCAGCTTCGGATCGAGACTGCGCGCGCCTTCGCGCACCGTCACCGCCACGTTCGGCACTTTATTGATCACCACCGCCAGCACCGCTGCCGCTTCCACCAGACCGAACCAGACATAGAGCAGGATGATGGTGACCAGCGCTGGCAGGTTGAGAAAAAGCACCAGCAGCGGATCGAGCACCGCGTTGGCGAACCGCGAGCGCCCCATCCAGACGCCCAGCAGCGCACCCAGCACCATCGCAAGCGCAAAGCTGATCAGCACCCGACGCAGGGTGACCAACAGATGATGAGGCAGCTCACCACTCTGGACGGTGAGCCAGAACGCATGCGCCACCTCAGCCGGCGAAGGCAGCAGCGGTGTGTCCGCTGTCAGCGCAATGACGGCCCACACCGCGACCAACAGCGGCAGTGCAACCCAGCAGGCATAGCGCGAGCCGGTCATGGTTCGCTCTGAAACAGCGCCGCGGGCATCAGCTTTTCCGGCTCGGCGCCGGTCAGCAGCAACAGCCGATGCAGCGCAGCGATGCGCGCCGCGTCCAGCGGTTGGGGAATGCCTTCGACAAAGCTGTCATGCAGCGCAGCGAACACCGCGTCGTTATCGGCCCGCATCAAGGGCCGGATTTCCTGCCAGAGATCGCGCTGACTTGCCAGCTGGTCCTTGGTCTCGCGCAAGGCGCGGGAGAAGCGCTGCAAGAGATCATCGTGTTCAATCGCCCAGGCTTGCGGGAACAGGTAGCCGAGCACCGGGAGATCGGGGTCGAGACCCAGCGTTCCAATCAGATCCGCCAGACCGAAGGCAATACGCACACCGCCCTCACCACGCAGGCGCGCCGAGAAGTGCCAGAAGGTCAGCAGCGCATCCACCTGGCCACGCCGCAACGCCTGGCTGAGCAGGGGCGGCGCCGCGTACTGCACCGTCGCCTCGCGGGCCAGGTCAATCCCCTGCCCCGCCGCCGCCTGCTGCAGCAGTTGCCAACCGAGCCCGTCCGGGCCACCGGCGACGCCAATGCGCTTGCCGCGCAGGTCGGCCAGGGTACGAATAGGGCTACTGTCGTTTACCAGCACTTCGCCGATTTGCGAGGAAAACGGCAGGTAGCGATACAACGTCCCGGCCTCGTAGCGTGCCTGCGCCCAGAGCAGGTCGCTTACCGCGCCATCCACGCTGCCGCTGCTCAGCGCCAGACGCGACGCTGGCAAATCAGCCACCAAACGCACCTTGAGATCGAAGCCATTGGCCTTGTCCAGCCCATGACGCTTGAGATGGTCGAGTTCCCAATGCGGCGTGCCGAACTGCAACACGCTAAGGGTCAGCACCGGCAGCGGTTGCGCCTCGCCCTGCGCCTGAACGAACAACGGGACTACCGCGAGCAGAACCACACGCCCGCATCGAAGCGCTGCGAGGCATGCACGAGCAAAAGACAAGTTGAGGGACCACGGAGCAGGCTTCATGCCCGCAGGGTACGAAGCCTCGCATTCGCTACGAATAGTACTTTGGTGTTTCTTCGCTGCTGCGATGGTCGCGGCTGCAACCGGTGCGGCAGCGATGCCAGTTCAGGTGCCGATCAGTGCTCGCTCTCGGCAAGCTTGCTTACCAGCCGCGCCTGCAGCTTCTCCAGCTCTGCCGGATCGGCCTTACCTGCAGCGTGAATGCCGAGCCCCTCGCCCGAATAGCGCGGGACGATATGTACATGGATGTGAAACACCGTCTGCCCCGCCGGCGCCCCGTTGAACTGCGCCACTTGCACGCCATCGGGTTGCAACTCCTCGACGATCACGCGAGCGAGCTTCTGCACCACCGCCATCATCTTGCACAGCGCATCGGTATCCACATCGAGGATGTTGCACGCCGCGGACCGCTTCGGAATCACCAGCGCATGCCCGTAGGACTGCGGAAACAGATCCAGGAAAGCGAGTACATCGTCATCCTCGTAGAGCTTGTAGCAAGGCGCATCGCCGCGAATGATCTGGGCGAAGATGTTCTGTGGGTCGTAGGGGGTAGTTAAGCTCATGAGCGACTCCGATAAGTTAAGCGGCCTAAGCACATAGTGGATGCGTTTTGATGCGTAGCGTACGGCCACAACAAGGGAAACGGACACCATGACAAATGAGGAATTCGTCGGCTTTGCATGCCCACATAGCTGGTTCTTAGTGGCGGACGATCTCCACGACCAAGCCTTGAAACTAAGGGAAAGCTACGGACATGGATTCCTTCGGCGAAAAGACCACCAGACTGGGCGCGAAGCATTTTGGGACAACACGGATCGTGCGACATTTCTCCTTGCGTCGTTTGCCTTAGAGAATGCAATCAAGGTCTTTCTGGTATTTGAGAATCCGAGCTGGATATCGAATGGCACACTTGCAAAACCCCTTCGATCACACAAGTTGACGGAACTTGCGGCATTGTCAAGGCACGCTCCCTACAGGCGCAAAGCACGGAAAATCCTGGGCACGTTTGAAGACGGTAACGAATCTTGGGCTAGGTATCCCTGCGCCCTGAACAAGGCAAGCAGCACCGATCCGGCAAACCTAAGCCCGGAAATATGGACGGATTACGAATGGCTTATATCGGCTTATGGCCGCCGTTTAACAAAACTCTTATCGCAGCATTGGAAGGGCCCTCATGGATTCGAGGCAACGTACGAGATTCACGGAACATTCCTAGATGCTCTGAACTAGGCGCCTACCCAGGAATCGCTATCGAACGAAAGATAAAAAAACCTGACCCTTAGTAACAACCCGTACCAACCTACCGACTCGAATAACCCGCTTCCCTGGAGGGCTCCATGCACGATCTATCCACCTTCACGATCACCCAGAAATGGCCTGCCAGTTACCCGGATCGTCTGCAGCTGTATTCGCTGCCCACGCCCAACGGGGTGAAGGTGTCGATCATGCTGGAGGAGACCGGTCTGCCCTACGAGGCGCATCTGGTCAGCTTCGAGAGCGGTGACCAGCGCTCAGAAGAATTCCTTTCGCTGAACCCGAACAACAAGATTCCGGCGATCCTCGATCCCAACGGCCCGGACGGAGAGCCGCTGGCATTGTTCGAGTCCGGTGCGATTCTGCTGTACCTGGCCGAGAAAACCGGTCAGTTGATGCCGGAGAACGCCGCAGCCCGCTACGAAACGATTCAGTGGTTGATGTTCCAGATGGGCGGCGTCGGCCCGATGTTTGGCCAGCTCGGTTTCTTTCATAAGTTCGCCGGCAAGGATTACGAAGACAAACGTCCGCGCGACCGTTACGTCGCCGAAGCCCAACGCTTGCTGGGCGTGCTGGAAAAGCGCCTGGAAGGTCGCGAATGGATCATGGGCGGGCGCTACAGCATCGCCGATATCGCTACATTCCCGTGGGTCCGCGGGCTGGTGGAGTTCTACGAAGCGCGTGAACTGGTGGAGTTCGAGCGCTTCGTCAACGTCCAGCGGGTACTGGATGCCTTCGTCGCCCGGCCAGCGGTGGCCAAGGGGCTGAATATTCCACCGCACGGGTGACGCTGGACTAGGGTTGACGGAGTGGATCGCTTATCGGGGACGGCTGTTGGCTGACCTCGCCACAACAAAACCGTGAGGTGACGGTATGGCAGGCAACAGCTTCCGACTCAGACCGCGCTCCCCGGATGCCCACTGTCGAGAACCGATGCAGCGTCAGGAACGCTGGGTCAGGCGTCTAGTGGCCGCGATCTGTCTGGCCAGCCTGTGCACGAGCGCTCAAGCAGAGCTGACGGCTGCGGAGTCCGACCCGGTCAAGTTGGGCTGGATGCAGGGCTTTCCGCCTCCTGCTGAAAAACTGATCGGCCAGCCGGACTCGAACTACTTCAGCTTTCCCAAGCTTCGCTGGACCGTGTGCCATATCCGCGAGCTGCTGCCCACCGAGGCCGTCAGCCGAGGGTTGGATGCACCGGCGCCATTACGCCAATCGCTCGACAGCAGCATCGATGCCGTCAGGTTTGTCCCCCTCGGCAGCCACGAGCCAATGACGTGGGAACAGTCACTGGCAGCGAACTACACCGACGGCATCATCGTGCTGCACCAGGGCCGTGTGGTCTACAAACGCTATGCCGGCTGCCTCAACGAGCAGCGCAAACACGCCGCGATGTCGATGACCAAGTCGCTGACCGGCCTGCTGGCCGAGATACTGGTTGCCGAAGGCACGCTCGATGATCAGGCCATGATGGCAAAGCTGGTTCCCGAGTTAGCCTCCAGCGCTTTCGGTGATGCCACCGTACGGCAGGTCATGGACATGACCACGGCGCTCGACTTCAGCGAGGACTATGCCGATCCCAACGCGCAGATCTGGAGTTACAGCGCGGCGGCGAACCCATTGCCCAAGCCTGCCGACTACAAAGGGCCGGTCGGTTATTACCAGTACCTGCAGACCGTTGCCAAGCGCGGTACCCACGGTGAGGCGTTCGGCTATCGGACCGTCAACAGTGATGCACTGGGTTGGGTCATCGCCCGCGTGTCCGGCAAGGCCGTCAGTGAACTGGTCTCCGAACGGCTCTGGCGGCGCCTGGGCACCGAGCAGGACGCTTACTACACGGTCGATGCACTGGGTACGCCGTTTGCCGGCGGCGGTCTGAGCGCCGGCCTTCGGGACATGGCCAGGCTCGGGCAGTTGATGCTCGATGAGGGGCAACACGACGGAGCGCAATTGTTCCCTGCAGAAGTCGTTCGGACCATTCGCACCGGGGGTGATAAGCAGGTGTTCGCCAAAGCCGGATACAAGACGCTACCAGGCGGCAGCTATCGAGCGATGTGGTGGGTGCTGCACAACGC encodes:
- a CDS encoding 6-aminohexanoate hydrolase, which produces MQGFPPPAEKLIGQPDSNYFSFPKLRWTVCHIRELLPTEAVSRGLDAPAPLRQSLDSSIDAVRFVPLGSHEPMTWEQSLAANYTDGIIVLHQGRVVYKRYAGCLNEQRKHAAMSMTKSLTGLLAEILVAEGTLDDQAMMAKLVPELASSAFGDATVRQVMDMTTALDFSEDYADPNAQIWSYSAAANPLPKPADYKGPVGYYQYLQTVAKRGTHGEAFGYRTVNSDALGWVIARVSGKAVSELVSERLWRRLGTEQDAYYTVDALGTPFAGGGLSAGLRDMARLGQLMLDEGQHDGAQLFPAEVVRTIRTGGDKQVFAKAGYKTLPGGSYRAMWWVLHNANGAFAARGVHGQTLYIDPTAEMVIARFASHPSAKNADNDPTSLPAYQALADHLMEKAKR
- a CDS encoding ABC transporter ATP-binding protein, whose translation is MLELRIDGVAADHPVLGLIDVQVRAGDRICLLGPSGVGKTTLLNAIAGLDPRLAPMIRLQSGRRVGYLFQEHRLLPWYTVRQNLKLVGATPGDIDRLLADVGLGDAGDRLPDQLSLGMARRASLARCLAVKPDLLLLDEPFASLDPDRAAELRELIVRLLEGQPQMALICVTHDARDADQLANRLWYMNGKPASLRWDRPLTDGTNASQICDTLRSLNAQPAAS
- a CDS encoding DUF445 domain-containing protein, whose product is MSPLHRRWQSPVTRMKLVAGLLLLLAALLYVIATAMEPRHPAWGYLASFAEAAMVGAIADWFAVTALFRHPLGLPIPHTAIIPRSKARIGRNLSTFITTHFLSTPMVLAKLEALDIGGRLANWLRHPANAEAVGRQLTGMARFGVESLHDERVQAFVQAKLINRARKADLAPICGQVLEMLTRQGKHQAMLDEALIKVDALLQDDDTRALVADAITAEVRTLRYLGLGKAVGGWSANKFVDGVSAVIAEIAGDPEHPLRERFDEHVAEYIDRLKHDPAYRLEVERIVAQLLEHPATTDYLQTLWRELTEWLEADLESADSRIGKRIVRLTQGLGDSLSADTSMRTWINEQLMAAAPSLLERYRGQIGKYITQRVENWESRELVEQMEQSVGKDLQYIRINGTLVGGLVGLLLHALTQLAAG
- a CDS encoding HIT family protein: MSLTTPYDPQNIFAQIIRGDAPCYKLYEDDDVLAFLDLFPQSYGHALVIPKRSAACNILDVDTDALCKMMAVVQKLARVIVEELQPDGVQVAQFNGAPAGQTVFHIHVHIVPRYSGEGLGIHAAGKADPAELEKLQARLVSKLAESEH
- a CDS encoding ABC transporter permease, whose product is MTGSRYACWVALPLLVAVWAVIALTADTPLLPSPAEVAHAFWLTVQSGELPHHLLVTLRRVLISFALAMVLGALLGVWMGRSRFANAVLDPLLVLFLNLPALVTIILLYVWFGLVEAAAVLAVVINKVPNVAVTVREGARSLDPKLEQMAQVYNFNRWQRVANVWLPQLFPYLMAATRGGLALIWKIVLVVELLGRSDGVGFQLHMAFQVFDVASILAYSLAFIAVVQLIELALLQPLERRASSWRNAGMQHA
- a CDS encoding alpha/beta hydrolase, with the protein product MFVAGLALVPALHAEQQPTYGPHLEGFEYPHPIKRFDFSSQRQPLTMAYMDVAPAGKANGRTVVLMHGKNFCAATWEESIEVLSQNGYRVIAPDQIGFCSSSKPEAYQFSFAQLAHNTRALLQSLDIEQATVIGHSMGGMLASRFALNYPQMVEQLVLVNPIGLEDWQEKGVPYAPIEELYQSQLKTDFEKIKAYQQKFYYNGSWKPRYDRWVNMLAGMYAGDGKEIVAWNQALISDMVFTQPVIHEFDTLSVPTLLLIGGKDRTAPGANRAPEDVAQRLGDYPELGRQAAAMIPDVTLVPFPELGHSPQVEAPDVFHEALLDGLKTR
- a CDS encoding ABC transporter substrate-binding protein, encoding MKPAPWSLNLSFARACLAALRCGRVVLLAVVPLFVQAQGEAQPLPVLTLSVLQFGTPHWELDHLKRHGLDKANGFDLKVRLVADLPASRLALSSGSVDGAVSDLLWAQARYEAGTLYRYLPFSSQIGEVLVNDSSPIRTLADLRGKRIGVAGGPDGLGWQLLQQAAAGQGIDLAREATVQYAAPPLLSQALRRGQVDALLTFWHFSARLRGEGGVRIAFGLADLIGTLGLDPDLPVLGYLFPQAWAIEHDDLLQRFSRALRETKDQLASQRDLWQEIRPLMRADNDAVFAALHDSFVEGIPQPLDAARIAALHRLLLLTGAEPEKLMPAALFQSEP
- a CDS encoding glutathione S-transferase, with protein sequence MHDLSTFTITQKWPASYPDRLQLYSLPTPNGVKVSIMLEETGLPYEAHLVSFESGDQRSEEFLSLNPNNKIPAILDPNGPDGEPLALFESGAILLYLAEKTGQLMPENAAARYETIQWLMFQMGGVGPMFGQLGFFHKFAGKDYEDKRPRDRYVAEAQRLLGVLEKRLEGREWIMGGRYSIADIATFPWVRGLVEFYEARELVEFERFVNVQRVLDAFVARPAVAKGLNIPPHG
- a CDS encoding SLC13 family permease yields the protein MQSDQLIVFAVLAATLGLFVWNRWRYDIVALAALLVVTLAGIVPPEKAFMGLGHPAVITVAAVLVLSRGLLNAGVVDSLARHLTKVGDRPWIQVLTLSGIVALCSGFMNNVGALALFMPVAVWMSRQSGRSPSYLLMPLAFGSLLGGTLTLIGTPPNIIIAGYRREVSEAPFGMFDFLPVGLAITLVGVLLIALLWRLTPRREDPSGEQQLFEISAYLTELQIPADSKYAGRTLHDLIAAGGDEVDVMVTGLVRAGKSHRMPSTYEVLRDDDILLVEADSDSLKRFLDVTHLRLAAEADSKAEAREKAEQDKQLKRNGEPDKEPEAADSKADRNAERALAEAIVTASSSLIGTSASGLALRERHGVNILAVARQGQRLQQRLGKIRFAAGDILLLQAREDQLQSTLNSLGCLPLASRGLRITAPRQVLLASSIFAATLVLIALGMVPSAVALVGAALAMILVGLVPTGDIYKSIDMSIIVLIAAMLPIGEALESTGGSRLIADALLDVGQAAPPAATVAILMVGVMLLSNVVNNAAAAVLAAPVAIALARGMDASADPLLMAVAIGASCAFLTPIGHQSNTLVMAPGGYRFGDYWRLGLPLSILVVLVAVPVILWVWPL
- a CDS encoding 3-isopropylmalate dehydratase, producing the protein MRMMLALIPVLALAGCSSWQADPEDITPVPEERLRGFQTPVANGGELVVTRDFGIRGGGCYVAVMVDRRLAARIHVGEQVHLHVPAGMRIVSIESDPEDDTLCGKGSLLREKAARVESGETLQFRISSDNRIGFDIQQVDAQ